One Sphingopyxis macrogoltabida genomic region harbors:
- a CDS encoding SufD family Fe-S cluster assembly protein, which yields MIALPTRRDEAWRYSDIDAVAAAWPLPAPENIMVPAGGSFARAIVQDEGDIRQIALTLGKGATASLHILNIGGAYGRIELAVTLHEGADFTLGAAQIGGGEQNLEIVTTVTHAEPGATSRQMIRSVLGGTATGTYLGKVAVARDAQQTDSEQDVKAMLLGRSATANAKPELEIFADDVKCAHGCAIGELDAMSLYYLQSRGLPPAEAKKILLQAFVAGVFDGAEDEEHLQALALAKLGELV from the coding sequence ATGATCGCTCTCCCCACCCGGCGTGACGAAGCGTGGCGCTATAGCGACATCGACGCGGTGGCCGCGGCATGGCCGCTGCCCGCGCCGGAGAACATCATGGTGCCCGCCGGCGGCAGTTTCGCGCGTGCGATCGTTCAGGACGAAGGCGACATTCGCCAGATCGCGCTCACCCTTGGTAAGGGCGCGACCGCGTCGCTGCACATCCTCAACATCGGCGGTGCCTATGGCCGCATCGAACTCGCGGTGACGCTCCACGAAGGCGCCGACTTCACCCTCGGCGCGGCGCAGATCGGCGGCGGCGAGCAGAATCTCGAGATCGTCACCACCGTGACCCACGCCGAACCCGGCGCGACGTCGCGGCAGATGATACGCTCGGTGCTCGGCGGCACCGCCACCGGCACCTATCTCGGCAAGGTCGCGGTCGCACGCGATGCGCAGCAGACCGACAGCGAGCAGGATGTGAAGGCAATGCTGCTGGGTCGCAGCGCGACCGCCAACGCCAAGCCCGAGCTCGAAATCTTCGCCGACGACGTCAAATGCGCGCACGGCTGCGCGATCGGCGAACTCGACGCGATGAGCCTCTATTATCTCCAGTCGCGCGGCCTGCCGCCGGCCGAGGCGAAGAAGATATTGCTGCAAGCCTTCGTCGCGGGCGTCTTCGACGGCGCCGAGGATGAGGAGCATTTGCAGGCGCTCGCACTCGCGAAGTTGGGAGAACTGGTGTGA
- a CDS encoding cysteine desulfurase produces MREDFPGLTPGWHYLDTAATAQKPQAVIDATVNAMGRDYATVHRGVYARSADMTLAYEAARRRIAGFIGAKEEQIAFVRGATEAINLVAYSHPRKGRVLLSMLEHHSNIVPWQLAGWQVDVCPLTADGCIDLAAAEKLLTPEHTMVAFAHVSNVLGSPLDVARAAELAHRVGAELLIDGCQAVPRLSVDVAALGCDYYAFSGHKLYGPTGIGVLWSDKLEMLPPWQGGGSMIDRVTFAKTTYAPAPTRFEAGTPAIIEAIGLAAAVDYVEAIGIDTIHAHEVALVNRLREALARKNSITLYGPEDSAGIVSFSMAGVHPHDIGTILDESGVAIRAGHHCAQPLMEHLGVPATARASFGVYNNDDDVAALIDGLARVERIFG; encoded by the coding sequence TTGAGAGAGGACTTCCCCGGCCTCACGCCAGGCTGGCACTATCTCGACACCGCCGCGACGGCGCAGAAGCCGCAGGCGGTGATCGACGCAACGGTGAACGCGATGGGCCGCGACTATGCGACCGTCCACCGCGGCGTCTATGCGCGCTCGGCCGACATGACGCTCGCCTATGAGGCGGCGCGGCGGCGGATCGCGGGCTTCATCGGCGCGAAGGAAGAGCAGATCGCCTTCGTGCGCGGCGCGACCGAGGCGATCAACCTTGTCGCTTATTCGCACCCGCGCAAAGGCCGCGTGCTGCTGTCGATGCTCGAACATCACAGCAACATCGTGCCGTGGCAGCTTGCAGGCTGGCAGGTCGACGTCTGCCCGCTGACCGCCGACGGCTGCATCGACTTGGCCGCCGCCGAAAAGCTGCTGACCCCCGAACACACGATGGTCGCTTTCGCCCACGTCTCGAACGTGCTCGGCAGCCCGCTCGACGTCGCGCGCGCCGCCGAGCTGGCGCACCGCGTCGGCGCCGAGCTGCTGATCGACGGCTGCCAGGCCGTGCCGCGCCTGTCCGTCGACGTCGCGGCATTGGGCTGCGACTATTACGCCTTCTCGGGCCACAAGCTCTACGGCCCGACCGGCATCGGCGTGCTGTGGAGCGACAAGCTCGAAATGCTCCCGCCCTGGCAGGGCGGCGGGTCGATGATCGACCGCGTGACCTTCGCCAAGACAACCTACGCCCCCGCCCCGACGCGTTTCGAGGCCGGTACGCCCGCGATTATCGAAGCGATCGGGCTGGCGGCGGCGGTCGATTATGTCGAAGCGATCGGTATCGACACGATCCACGCGCACGAGGTCGCTCTGGTCAACAGGTTACGCGAAGCCCTTGCCCGCAAGAACAGCATCACGCTCTATGGCCCTGAAGACAGTGCCGGAATCGTCAGCTTTTCGATGGCGGGGGTTCATCCGCACGACATCGGCACTATCTTGGACGAAAGCGGGGTCGCGATCCGCGCCGGGCACCATTGCGCGCAGCCGCTGATGGAGCATCTGGGGGTACCCGCGACCGCGCGCGCGAGCTTCGGTGTGTACAACAATGACGACGATGTGGCGGCGCTGATCGACGGCCTCGCCCGCGTCGAGAGGATTTTCGGATGA
- a CDS encoding SUF system Fe-S cluster assembly protein, giving the protein MSEDRMIKVEEVASVEAPPKARVEDVETAPEKLERKRDYLEGFLAAKPAEVAPGAVGGDLYEAVVNALKDIYDPEIPVNIYDLGLIYNVEIDEGHVMVTMTLTTPHCPVAESMPAEVELRVGAVPGVGDAEVNLVWDPPWSPENMSDEARLELGML; this is encoded by the coding sequence ATGAGCGAGGATCGCATGATCAAGGTAGAAGAAGTCGCGAGCGTCGAAGCGCCGCCCAAGGCGCGCGTCGAGGACGTCGAGACGGCGCCCGAAAAGCTGGAACGCAAGCGCGACTATCTGGAAGGCTTTCTCGCGGCGAAACCCGCAGAGGTTGCGCCCGGCGCGGTCGGCGGTGACCTGTATGAGGCCGTGGTCAATGCGCTGAAGGATATTTACGACCCGGAAATCCCGGTGAACATTTATGACCTCGGCCTCATCTATAATGTCGAGATCGATGAAGGCCATGTCATGGTCACCATGACACTGACCACGCCGCATTGCCCCGTCGCGGAATCGATGCCCGCCGAAGTCGAACTGCGTGTCGGTGCGGTGCCCGGTGTCGGCGATGCCGAGGTCAATCTCGTCTGGGATCCGCCGTGGAGCCCCGAGAATATGAGCGACGAAGCGCGCCTCGAACTGGGGATGCTGTGA
- a CDS encoding HesB/IscA family protein, giving the protein MTDVKTRARPAAVTLTANAEERIAKLMASAPEGAIGVRLSTPRRGCSGLAYSVDYVTEEQKFDEKIETPGGVFYIDGASVLYLIGSTMDWVEDDFAAGFVFENPNAKGACGCGESFTV; this is encoded by the coding sequence ATGACCGACGTAAAAACCCGCGCCCGCCCGGCAGCGGTCACGCTGACCGCGAACGCCGAAGAACGCATCGCCAAGCTGATGGCGTCGGCGCCCGAAGGCGCGATCGGCGTCCGCCTGTCGACGCCGCGCCGCGGCTGTTCGGGGCTCGCCTATTCGGTCGACTATGTCACCGAGGAACAGAAGTTCGACGAGAAGATCGAAACCCCCGGCGGGGTATTTTACATCGACGGCGCGTCGGTGCTCTACCTCATCGGTAGCACGATGGACTGGGTCGAGGACGATTTCGCCGCCGGTTTCGTGTTCGAGAATCCGAACGCCAAGGGTGCGTGCGGCTGCGGCGAGAGCTTTACCGTTTGA
- a CDS encoding extensin family protein, whose amino-acid sequence MTSLRPYLIWFAVAVLLALGAIRAMQWVRDHPEHVPTARFELSHPQGWATHAKLVGLTGDDSACFAAFDRAKAGYLRRPEVGGGVCRASQRMILTGNRFAPTMRPAGAAPGCAVTAAMILWDRDVVQPLARKYFGQKVAELENLGSYNCRKIAGRQAQSEHSTANAIDISAFILADGTRISLINDWDEGDKRGEFLHAVRDGSCGLFSTVLSPDHNAAHANHFHFDMAKRTAGWTICR is encoded by the coding sequence GTGACGAGTCTCCGCCCCTATCTCATCTGGTTCGCCGTCGCGGTGCTGCTGGCGCTCGGGGCGATCCGCGCGATGCAGTGGGTGCGCGACCATCCCGAACATGTTCCGACCGCGCGTTTCGAGCTGTCGCATCCGCAGGGCTGGGCGACGCACGCCAAGCTTGTCGGCCTGACGGGCGACGACAGTGCCTGCTTTGCCGCTTTCGACCGCGCGAAGGCCGGGTACCTGCGGCGTCCGGAGGTCGGTGGCGGCGTGTGCCGGGCGAGCCAGCGGATGATCCTGACCGGAAACCGCTTTGCGCCGACGATGCGCCCGGCGGGCGCCGCGCCCGGCTGCGCCGTGACCGCCGCGATGATCCTGTGGGACCGCGACGTCGTTCAGCCGCTGGCGCGGAAATATTTCGGGCAAAAGGTCGCCGAGCTCGAAAATCTCGGCAGCTACAATTGCCGGAAGATCGCCGGGCGGCAGGCGCAGAGCGAGCATTCGACCGCTAATGCGATCGATATTTCGGCCTTCATCCTCGCCGACGGCACGCGCATTTCGCTGATCAACGATTGGGACGAAGGCGACAAGCGCGGCGAGTTCCTGCACGCGGTGCGCGACGGATCGTGCGGCCTGTTCAGCACCGTCCTGTCGCCCGACCATAATGCCGCACACGCCAATCACTTCCACTTCGACATGGCAAAGCGGACGGCAGGCTGGACGATCTGCCGCTAG
- a CDS encoding cytochrome P450 has translation MNAPAKINWPEARFGPETQHWLPRNPDAALDHIPGEDGMPVIGNTLDQLRDYPAFTRRMVATYGRVYRNNSFGGRSVALHGPEANELVMFDRDKIFSSEQGWGPVLNLLFPRGLMLMDFEKHRADRKLLSVAFKPEPMRHYADSLNEGIARRVASWSGKSFKFYPAIKELTLDLAATSFLGIPWGPEADKVNKAFVDMVQASIGIVRVPLPFTAMGRGAKGRAYLVDYFGRMVPERREGSGEDMFSQICRTKDDNGDYMSVEAIVDHMNFLMMAAHDTITSSVTSLVYMLGKHPEWQDRLREEMLAVAPAGEGVGHNSLGELEMTEWAFKEALRLVPPVPSFPRRALKDFEYGGYRIPAGTSVGVSPAFTHMMEEHWPEPEKFDPMRFSPEVARERHKYAWVPFGGGAHMCLGLHFAYMQAKIFFHHVVTTHRIVLPDGYAPEWQVLPIPRPKDGLTVTFTPL, from the coding sequence ATGAACGCTCCGGCGAAGATCAACTGGCCCGAGGCGCGTTTCGGCCCCGAAACGCAGCACTGGCTGCCGCGCAATCCCGATGCCGCGCTCGATCATATCCCGGGCGAGGACGGGATGCCGGTCATCGGCAACACGCTCGACCAGCTTCGCGACTATCCTGCTTTCACCCGCCGCATGGTCGCCACCTATGGCCGGGTCTATCGCAACAACAGCTTCGGCGGGCGCAGCGTTGCGCTGCACGGCCCCGAGGCGAACGAACTCGTCATGTTCGACCGCGACAAGATTTTCTCGTCCGAACAGGGATGGGGGCCGGTGCTCAACCTGCTTTTCCCGCGCGGACTGATGCTGATGGATTTCGAAAAGCACCGCGCCGACCGCAAGCTGCTGTCGGTCGCCTTCAAGCCCGAACCGATGCGCCATTATGCCGACTCGCTGAACGAAGGCATCGCCCGGCGAGTCGCGAGCTGGAGCGGCAAGAGCTTCAAATTCTATCCGGCAATCAAGGAGTTGACGCTCGACCTCGCCGCGACCAGCTTCCTCGGCATCCCCTGGGGCCCTGAGGCGGACAAGGTCAACAAGGCGTTCGTCGACATGGTGCAGGCATCGATCGGCATCGTCCGCGTGCCCTTGCCCTTCACCGCCATGGGACGCGGCGCAAAGGGGCGGGCCTATCTCGTCGATTATTTCGGCCGCATGGTGCCCGAACGGCGCGAAGGCAGCGGCGAGGACATGTTCAGCCAGATATGCCGCACGAAGGACGACAATGGCGACTATATGAGCGTCGAGGCGATCGTCGATCATATGAACTTCCTGATGATGGCGGCGCACGACACGATCACCAGCTCGGTCACCTCGCTCGTCTACATGCTCGGCAAACATCCCGAATGGCAGGACCGGCTCCGCGAGGAGATGCTCGCGGTGGCGCCGGCGGGCGAGGGCGTCGGACACAACAGCCTCGGCGAGCTCGAAATGACCGAATGGGCGTTCAAGGAAGCGCTGCGGCTCGTGCCCCCGGTGCCCAGCTTCCCGCGTCGCGCGCTCAAGGATTTCGAATATGGCGGCTATCGCATCCCCGCCGGAACCTCGGTCGGGGTCAGCCCGGCTTTCACCCATATGATGGAAGAGCATTGGCCCGAGCCCGAAAAGTTCGATCCGATGCGCTTTTCGCCCGAGGTCGCGCGCGAGCGGCATAAATATGCGTGGGTGCCGTTCGGCGGCGGCGCGCATATGTGCCTCGGGCTGCACTTTGCCTATATGCAGGCGAAAATCTTCTTCCACCATGTCGTCACGACGCATCGCATCGTGCTTCCGGACGGTTATGCCCCCGAATGGCAGGTGCTGCCGATCCCGCGGCCCAAAGATGGTCTGACGGTCACCTTCACACCGCTCTGA
- a CDS encoding dicarboxylate/amino acid:cation symporter gives MAKRLTLFILVGMVLGIIAGAIGHAQIGADKEAATQIAGYFKILPDVFLHLIKMIIAPLVLATIVAGIANMGDSAALGRIGLKSLLWFIGASFMSITLGLLLVNLLQPGVGLDLTPTAEIGEVKTSALNLRDFILHIFPESIFGAMASNNILQILVFSIFAGVGLSALGDRGAPLLRGVDVLAELMLQVTNYVMLFAPFAVFGALAGVITVNGLGILLDFLRLILEFYLGLTLLWMILFGVGALFLGRRILTLARYIVEPLLLAFSTASSEAALPKLFEQLDRFGIPRRVSGFVLPLGYSFNLDGSMMYMSFATLFIAQAYGIDLSIGTQILILLTLMITSKGIAGVPRASLVVITATLTQFGLPVEGVALILGIDQFLDMGRSATNVVGNAVATSVIAKWEGMLEVPEPADKEYPHAPAHTSHHGARGLTLQEDMVSDSSKPPAG, from the coding sequence TTGCCCGACGTGTTTCTCCATCTGATCAAGATGATCATTGCGCCGCTGGTGCTGGCGACGATTGTCGCCGGCATCGCGAACATGGGCGATAGCGCGGCGCTCGGCCGCATCGGGCTCAAGTCGCTGCTCTGGTTCATCGGCGCCAGCTTCATGTCGATCACCCTCGGGCTGCTGCTCGTCAATCTGCTCCAGCCCGGCGTCGGGCTCGACCTGACGCCGACCGCGGAGATCGGCGAGGTGAAGACGTCGGCGCTCAACCTGCGCGATTTCATCCTCCACATCTTTCCCGAATCGATCTTCGGGGCGATGGCTTCGAACAATATCCTGCAGATCCTCGTCTTTTCGATCTTTGCCGGGGTGGGCCTGTCGGCGCTCGGGGATCGCGGCGCGCCGCTGCTCCGGGGTGTCGACGTGCTCGCCGAACTGATGCTGCAGGTCACCAACTATGTGATGCTGTTCGCGCCCTTCGCGGTGTTCGGCGCGCTTGCCGGCGTGATCACCGTCAACGGGCTCGGCATCCTGCTCGACTTCCTGCGGCTCATCCTCGAATTCTACCTCGGCCTGACCTTGCTCTGGATGATCCTGTTCGGGGTCGGAGCGCTTTTCCTTGGCAGGCGCATTCTGACGCTGGCGCGCTATATCGTCGAACCGCTGTTGCTCGCCTTCTCGACCGCGTCGTCGGAAGCGGCTCTGCCCAAGCTGTTCGAGCAGCTCGACCGTTTCGGCATTCCGCGCCGCGTTTCGGGTTTCGTGCTGCCGCTCGGCTACAGCTTCAACCTCGACGGCTCGATGATGTATATGAGCTTTGCGACGCTGTTCATCGCGCAGGCCTATGGCATCGACCTGTCGATCGGCACGCAGATCCTGATCCTGCTGACGCTCATGATCACGTCAAAGGGGATTGCGGGTGTCCCGCGCGCCAGCCTTGTCGTCATCACCGCGACGCTGACCCAGTTCGGCCTGCCGGTCGAAGGCGTCGCGCTGATCCTCGGCATCGACCAGTTCCTCGACATGGGCCGCTCGGCGACCAATGTCGTCGGCAATGCCGTGGCAACGTCGGTCATCGCCAAGTGGGAAGGGATGCTCGAAGTCCCGGAGCCGGCCGACAAGGAATATCCGCACGCGCCAGCCCACACGTCGCATCACGGCGCGCGCGGGCTGACGCTTCAGGAGGATATGGTGAGCGACAGCAGCAAGCCTCCGGCCGGCTGA